From Salipiger profundus, a single genomic window includes:
- a CDS encoding SMP-30/gluconolactonase/LRE family protein: protein MTATIEVLSHQGDLLGEGPLWLEAENAFGWVDIGQALWHRLDLSSGKLRTVAFDSALTAFAPAAGGGYIGAFADGLARFDATGTRAPLLHAPEAELADNRFNDGGTDPAGRFLAGSMNMAGTGATGSLYALDTDAALRHLKGGIGIANTIAFSPDGTVFYTADSSDGRLMAFDYDPGTGTLGPQRSEFRPPEDLPGGPDGSAVDAEGFLWNARWDGGCILRLAPDGRLDRIIELPVSRPTSCAFVGQDLVVTTSTWDYSDAQREAEPLAGALLRVPVGIEGLPRPIFAG from the coding sequence ATGACCGCAACGATCGAGGTTCTCAGCCATCAGGGCGACCTTCTCGGCGAGGGCCCGCTCTGGCTCGAGGCCGAGAATGCCTTTGGCTGGGTCGATATCGGCCAAGCGCTGTGGCACCGGCTCGACCTGAGTTCCGGAAAACTGCGCACGGTGGCGTTCGACAGCGCCCTGACCGCCTTTGCCCCGGCGGCTGGCGGTGGCTACATCGGCGCCTTCGCGGATGGGCTTGCACGCTTCGACGCCACCGGGACCCGTGCGCCGCTGCTGCACGCGCCCGAGGCCGAACTCGCCGACAACCGCTTCAACGACGGCGGAACCGATCCGGCCGGCCGGTTCCTTGCCGGCAGCATGAACATGGCCGGCACCGGCGCGACGGGCAGTCTGTACGCGCTCGACACCGACGCGGCGCTGCGCCACCTGAAGGGCGGCATCGGCATCGCCAACACGATCGCCTTCAGTCCCGACGGCACGGTGTTCTACACGGCGGATTCCTCCGACGGGCGCCTCATGGCCTTCGACTACGACCCCGGGACCGGCACGCTCGGCCCGCAGCGGTCGGAGTTCCGGCCTCCGGAGGATCTGCCCGGCGGACCGGACGGATCGGCGGTCGACGCCGAGGGATTCCTCTGGAATGCCCGATGGGACGGCGGCTGCATCCTGCGGCTGGCGCCCGACGGGCGCCTCGACCGGATCATCGAGCTGCCGGTGTCGCGTCCGACCTCCTGCGCCTTCGTGGGGCAGGACCTCGTGGTGACCACCTCGACCTGGGATTACTCCGACGCGCAGCGCGAGGCCGAGCCACTGGCCGGGGCGCTCCTGCGCGTCC
- a CDS encoding FadR/GntR family transcriptional regulator, translated as MAEPKQRGQGGAREIVTSTLARMILSGEIAPGHRLPTEEALQERMEVSRTALRESVRMLAGKGLIESRPRVGTIVLPPTRWNHLDGDILAWRESLPPDLVFIRSLTEARQVIEPAAAEMAAARADGSDLGRMQEAYHRMCTARGDDIDATVSADEAFHFAILMASKNEIFANFGAVIGSALRMSFRMTAEASENFADSLDTHGEVLEAIRMRQGDTARTLMAQLIDVAARDLARVAAKTGTDTAGAA; from the coding sequence ATGGCAGAACCGAAACAGAGAGGACAGGGCGGGGCACGGGAAATCGTGACCTCGACCCTCGCCCGGATGATCCTGTCGGGCGAGATCGCACCGGGCCACCGCCTGCCCACCGAAGAGGCGCTGCAGGAGCGGATGGAGGTGAGCCGCACCGCCCTGCGCGAATCCGTGCGGATGCTCGCGGGCAAGGGGCTCATCGAAAGCCGCCCCCGGGTCGGCACCATCGTGTTGCCGCCGACCCGCTGGAACCACCTCGACGGCGACATCCTCGCGTGGCGCGAGAGCCTGCCGCCGGACCTGGTTTTCATCCGCTCGCTGACCGAGGCGCGGCAGGTCATCGAGCCCGCCGCCGCCGAGATGGCCGCCGCGCGCGCCGACGGGTCGGACCTCGGGCGGATGCAGGAGGCCTATCACCGCATGTGTACCGCGCGCGGCGACGACATCGACGCGACGGTCTCCGCGGACGAGGCCTTTCACTTCGCGATCCTCATGGCCTCGAAGAACGAGATCTTCGCCAACTTCGGCGCGGTCATCGGCTCTGCGCTGCGCATGAGCTTCCGGATGACCGCCGAGGCGTCCGAGAACTTCGCGGATTCGCTCGACACCCATGGCGAGGTGCTCGAAGCGATCCGGATGCGACAGGGCGACACCGCGCGGACGCTCATGGCACAGCTCATAGACGTGGCCGCGCGCGATCTCGCGCGGGTGGCCGCCAAGACCGGGACAGACACAGCGGGGGCCGCATGA
- a CDS encoding ABC transporter permease, which produces MTDQTASAGRGGFSMHRVIERIGIHNISLLVALVGLLVIFGVLRGDVFFSTRNLLNIGMGVAILGVLAISQTGVIVSGGLDISVGSIVGLTTVATAMAIQATDMAGAGLLAGIVVGGLAGLVNGLLITYGRINAVIVTLGTMAIFRGIAFILSNGQSISIFNDAFRWIGTGRILGLPAPIWILIAVAIGFYIFMHKSIVGRNYYAIGGNPIVARLSGLNIPSYRVAIYIVSGIMAGVGGILLAARTGSGQPISGSDGLELEAITAAFLGGCAMQGGRGTVVGALLGVAIIGVLNNGMILTAVPTFYQMLAKGTLLILAVFLAEYRLNKS; this is translated from the coding sequence ATGACCGATCAGACCGCAAGCGCAGGGCGCGGAGGGTTCAGCATGCACCGTGTCATCGAGCGTATCGGAATTCACAACATCAGCCTGCTGGTGGCACTGGTGGGGCTGCTCGTCATCTTCGGAGTGCTGCGCGGCGACGTCTTCTTCTCGACGCGCAACCTGCTGAACATCGGCATGGGCGTGGCGATCCTCGGGGTTCTCGCGATCTCGCAGACCGGGGTGATCGTCTCGGGCGGGCTCGACATCTCGGTGGGCTCCATCGTGGGGCTGACGACCGTGGCAACCGCCATGGCGATCCAGGCCACCGACATGGCGGGCGCGGGCCTGCTGGCGGGTATCGTCGTGGGCGGTCTTGCCGGGCTGGTCAACGGGCTGCTGATCACCTACGGGCGGATCAACGCGGTGATCGTGACGCTGGGCACCATGGCGATCTTCCGCGGCATCGCCTTCATCCTGTCGAACGGGCAGTCGATCTCGATCTTCAACGACGCCTTCCGCTGGATCGGCACCGGCCGCATCCTGGGCCTGCCGGCGCCGATCTGGATCCTCATCGCCGTAGCGATCGGCTTCTATATCTTCATGCACAAGAGCATCGTCGGCCGGAATTACTATGCCATCGGCGGCAACCCCATCGTGGCGCGGCTGTCGGGGCTCAACATCCCCAGCTACCGGGTGGCGATCTACATCGTGTCGGGCATCATGGCCGGTGTGGGCGGCATCCTGCTGGCGGCGCGGACCGGCTCGGGGCAGCCGATCTCGGGCTCGGACGGGCTGGAACTCGAGGCGATCACGGCGGCCTTCCTTGGCGGTTGCGCGATGCAGGGCGGCCGGGGCACGGTGGTCGGCGCGCTGCTGGGCGTGGCGATCATCGGGGTGCTCAACAACGGGATGATCCTGACGGCGGTGCCGACGTTCTACCAGATGCTCGCCAAGGGGACGCTTCTGATCCTTGCCGTTTTCCTGGCAGAATACCGACTGAACAAGAGCTGA
- a CDS encoding sugar ABC transporter ATP-binding protein yields MTTPFLRTRGLTRHFGPVRALTDISLDVRGGEVLALVGENGAGKSTMMRLLEGVFPPTRGSIEIEGCEVRFAQPREAHAAGIRVIHQEPEIVPDLTVAENIFTGDLPRTGRFFLDWSKLYADTAALLETFGMAGELRPRQQCAGLGPAQRQMIEIMRAVQAGGRMIAFDEPTSSLTDEETGRLFDIIRRLRAEGVAVIYISHRLAEITELADRVAVLRDGELVDDLPAEGITEEKITRLMVGRPLSDMFPDRDPATGDVVLEVDGMTTEHVTDVSLSLRAGEVLGIGGLIGAGRSELAKGIFGFHRRSAGRVLIDGVELPSGDTAAAIAAGIGFAPEDRKDEALLLMQTILENAVLCVPQKVSSGGFFSRSKALELITGISKQMRLKASSLDAPVTSLSGGNQQKVVLTRWLASDLKVLILDEPTRGIDVGARSEIYDLIRNLTDTQGLGVIVISSELPELLGLSDRVLVMAEGRIRAEFDRNEASEEAVMAAAIPHGQSEAPAQLEGAGQ; encoded by the coding sequence ATGACGACACCATTCCTGCGCACCAGGGGGCTGACACGACATTTCGGCCCGGTGCGCGCGCTCACCGACATCTCGCTGGACGTGCGCGGCGGAGAGGTTCTGGCCCTCGTGGGCGAGAACGGCGCCGGCAAGTCCACGATGATGCGGCTGCTCGAGGGGGTCTTTCCGCCGACGCGCGGCAGCATCGAGATCGAGGGCTGCGAGGTCCGTTTCGCGCAGCCCCGCGAGGCGCATGCGGCGGGCATCCGGGTGATCCACCAGGAGCCCGAGATCGTGCCCGACCTCACGGTGGCCGAGAACATCTTCACCGGCGACCTGCCGCGCACGGGGCGGTTCTTTCTCGACTGGTCGAAGCTCTACGCCGACACCGCCGCGCTGCTCGAGACCTTCGGTATGGCGGGCGAGCTGCGGCCGCGCCAGCAGTGCGCCGGGCTGGGGCCCGCGCAGCGGCAGATGATCGAGATCATGCGCGCGGTGCAGGCGGGCGGACGGATGATCGCCTTCGACGAGCCGACCTCGTCGCTGACCGACGAGGAGACCGGGCGGCTGTTCGACATCATCCGCCGCCTGCGCGCCGAGGGCGTGGCGGTCATCTACATCTCGCACCGGCTGGCCGAGATCACCGAACTTGCCGACCGCGTGGCGGTGCTGCGCGACGGTGAGCTGGTGGACGATCTGCCGGCCGAGGGCATCACCGAGGAGAAGATCACCCGCCTGATGGTGGGCCGGCCGCTGTCGGACATGTTCCCCGACCGCGATCCCGCCACCGGCGATGTGGTGCTCGAGGTCGATGGCATGACCACCGAGCATGTCACCGACGTTTCGCTCAGCCTGCGGGCGGGCGAGGTGCTGGGCATCGGCGGGCTGATCGGCGCGGGGCGCTCGGAGCTGGCCAAGGGCATCTTCGGCTTCCACCGCCGCAGCGCCGGACGGGTGCTGATCGACGGGGTCGAGCTGCCCTCGGGCGACACTGCCGCCGCCATCGCGGCGGGCATCGGCTTTGCTCCCGAGGACCGCAAGGACGAGGCGCTGCTGCTGATGCAGACGATCCTCGAGAACGCGGTGCTCTGCGTGCCGCAGAAGGTGTCGAGCGGCGGCTTCTTCAGCCGGTCCAAGGCACTGGAGCTGATTACGGGCATCTCGAAGCAGATGCGGCTCAAGGCCTCGTCGCTGGACGCGCCGGTCACCTCGCTGTCGGGCGGCAACCAGCAGAAGGTCGTGCTGACCCGGTGGCTGGCCTCGGACCTGAAGGTGCTGATCCTCGATGAGCCGACGCGCGGCATCGACGTGGGTGCGCGGTCCGAGATCTACGACCTGATCCGTAACCTCACCGACACCCAGGGCCTGGGCGTCATCGTCATCTCGTCCGAGCTGCCAGAGCTGCTCGGACTCTCCGACCGGGTGCTGGTCATGGCCGAGGGCCGGATCCGCGCCGAGTTCGACCGCAACGAGGCCAGCGAGGAAGCCGTCATGGCCGCGGCCATTCCGCATGGGCAGAGCGAGGCCCCGGCACAACTTGAAGGAGCAGGTCAATGA
- a CDS encoding substrate-binding domain-containing protein has product MKLNHLTTACLAALIVPLAAQAQDDLKIGYINKMGDHPWFVAEVAGAAEAAREGGAEFVSQDVQFNADLAITTLDTMIGDGVDGIAIVVPDRALGPVVAARAAEAGVPLVAVDDDIRNEAGEPVPYVGLNAFAIGERVGEELATFYEESGWSKDSVGVVSIEDRKADTCMQRNGGAEKALLENSDLTEDQIVRAAYDNTMVNSIDVMTTTLTANPQYDHWIFYACNDDGVLGAARAMENSGYPADAGIGIGIDGSRACDAFGNGRESAFKGTMWLNSANHGRDAVELLLAAIKDGTELPQATYSDPEFITMENFGDYSDQLCN; this is encoded by the coding sequence ATGAAACTTAATCACCTCACGACGGCCTGCCTGGCCGCGCTGATCGTGCCGCTTGCCGCGCAGGCGCAGGACGATCTCAAGATCGGCTACATCAACAAGATGGGGGACCACCCCTGGTTCGTGGCCGAGGTCGCGGGCGCGGCCGAGGCGGCACGCGAGGGTGGCGCCGAGTTCGTCAGCCAGGACGTGCAGTTCAACGCCGACCTGGCGATCACCACGCTCGACACGATGATCGGCGACGGCGTCGACGGCATCGCCATCGTGGTGCCCGACCGGGCGCTGGGGCCGGTCGTCGCCGCCCGCGCCGCCGAGGCCGGCGTGCCGCTCGTCGCGGTCGACGACGACATCAGGAACGAGGCCGGCGAGCCCGTGCCCTACGTCGGGCTCAACGCCTTCGCCATCGGCGAGCGGGTCGGCGAGGAGCTGGCGACCTTCTACGAGGAGAGCGGCTGGAGCAAGGACTCGGTCGGCGTCGTCTCGATCGAGGACCGCAAGGCCGACACCTGCATGCAGCGCAACGGCGGGGCCGAGAAGGCGCTGCTCGAGAATTCGGACCTGACCGAGGACCAGATCGTGCGTGCGGCCTATGACAACACGATGGTCAACTCCATCGACGTCATGACCACCACGCTGACCGCGAACCCGCAATACGATCACTGGATCTTCTACGCCTGCAACGACGACGGTGTGCTGGGCGCGGCGCGGGCGATGGAGAACTCGGGCTACCCGGCGGACGCGGGCATCGGCATCGGGATCGACGGAAGCCGCGCCTGCGACGCCTTCGGCAACGGGCGGGAGTCGGCCTTCAAGGGCACTATGTGGCTCAACTCGGCCAACCACGGCCGCGACGCGGTCGAGCTGCTGCTCGCCGCGATCAAGGACGGCACGGAGCTGCCGCAGGCGACCTATTCCGATCCCGAGTTCATCACGATGGAGAACTTCGGCGACTACTCGGACCAGCTCTGCAACTGA
- a CDS encoding SDR family oxidoreductase produces the protein MAGRLTDKVAIVTGAGQGIGAAIARSFAAEGARVVVAERNSETGQAVADEIGGHFVQTDVTVQAQVEAVARETLERFGRIDVLINNAGANVFHRPHEMPRSEWAKCMSLDLEACWAMAEAVLPAMREQGAGAVVNIASTHGFQIIPHTFPYPVAKHGLIGLTRALGIEYAAEGIRVNAIAPGYIDTEIARTYWAGFDDPAAERGRAEALHPPRRIGRPEEVAMTAVFLASDEAPFINAETIMIDGGRSALFHD, from the coding sequence ATGGCGGGGCGGCTCACGGACAAGGTGGCCATCGTCACCGGCGCGGGGCAGGGGATCGGCGCCGCCATCGCCCGCAGCTTTGCCGCCGAGGGCGCGCGCGTCGTCGTCGCCGAGCGCAACAGCGAGACCGGCCAGGCGGTGGCCGACGAGATCGGCGGGCACTTCGTGCAGACCGACGTGACGGTGCAGGCGCAGGTCGAGGCCGTGGCGCGCGAGACGCTCGAGCGGTTCGGGCGGATCGACGTGCTGATCAACAACGCCGGTGCCAACGTCTTTCACCGCCCGCACGAGATGCCGCGCAGCGAGTGGGCGAAATGCATGTCGCTCGACCTCGAGGCCTGCTGGGCCATGGCCGAGGCGGTGCTGCCCGCGATGCGCGAACAGGGCGCGGGGGCGGTGGTCAACATCGCCAGCACTCACGGCTTCCAGATCATCCCGCATACCTTTCCCTACCCGGTCGCCAAGCACGGGCTCATCGGGCTGACGCGCGCGCTCGGCATCGAGTACGCGGCCGAGGGCATCCGGGTGAACGCCATCGCGCCGGGCTACATCGACACCGAGATCGCCCGGACCTACTGGGCCGGTTTCGACGATCCCGCCGCCGAGCGCGGTCGGGCCGAGGCGTTGCATCCGCCGCGCCGCATCGGCCGACCCGAGGAGGTCGCGATGACCGCGGTCTTTCTCGCGTCCGACGAGGCGCCCTTCATCAACGCCGAGACCATCATGATCGACGGAGGACGATCGGCGCTGTTCCACGACTGA
- the dgoD gene encoding galactonate dehydratase, producing MRITGISAVTCNAQMRNWVFVRVDTDVPGLIGWGEATLEWKTRSVIGAIADLEPLLVGMDPRDIEQCFQVMTRHGFWRMGVIGMSAISGIEIALWDILGKSLDTPVWRLLGGKCRDHLRTYTHLGMGNMSSVYETDGAEELAERGRQVVDAGYDAVKVVSIPYAHYIAPNRAIDSVGMAMDSLRQAVGPDVDIMVDFHGRPASAALARDFLRALEPARPLFAEEPVPPEQIDNCVELTRTSRISIAAGERLIGRAAFEDAIRRRAFHIAQPDIVHVGGISEAKKIAAICETAGIGVAPHNPLGPIAGIAALHFGVSTPNHIIQEEMVGAVPWYDDVVQWPIDRTPGRWDLPEKPGLGLEVNEAEIARHPFEQEVLHTRNAVMPDGTVVDW from the coding sequence GTGCGGATCACCGGGATCAGCGCCGTCACCTGCAACGCGCAGATGCGAAACTGGGTCTTCGTCCGGGTCGACACCGACGTTCCCGGCCTGATCGGCTGGGGCGAGGCGACGCTCGAATGGAAGACGCGCTCGGTCATCGGGGCCATCGCGGACCTCGAGCCGCTGCTCGTCGGGATGGACCCCCGCGACATCGAGCAATGTTTTCAGGTGATGACCCGTCACGGCTTCTGGCGCATGGGCGTGATCGGCATGTCCGCGATCAGCGGCATCGAGATCGCGCTGTGGGACATCCTCGGGAAATCGCTCGACACGCCGGTCTGGCGCCTGCTGGGCGGCAAGTGCCGCGACCACCTGCGCACCTACACGCATCTCGGGATGGGCAACATGAGCTCGGTCTACGAGACCGACGGTGCCGAGGAACTGGCCGAGCGCGGCCGGCAGGTGGTCGATGCGGGCTATGACGCGGTCAAGGTCGTCTCGATCCCCTACGCCCATTACATCGCGCCCAACCGGGCCATCGACAGCGTCGGCATGGCGATGGATTCGCTGCGGCAGGCGGTGGGCCCCGACGTCGACATCATGGTCGATTTCCACGGCCGCCCGGCCTCGGCGGCGCTGGCGCGGGATTTCCTGCGCGCACTCGAGCCGGCCCGACCGCTGTTCGCCGAAGAGCCGGTGCCGCCAGAGCAGATCGACAACTGCGTCGAGCTGACCCGGACGTCGCGCATCAGCATCGCGGCCGGCGAGCGTCTCATCGGCCGGGCCGCGTTCGAGGACGCCATTCGCCGGCGGGCCTTCCACATCGCGCAGCCCGACATCGTGCATGTCGGCGGCATCTCCGAGGCCAAGAAGATCGCGGCGATCTGCGAAACCGCGGGCATCGGCGTCGCGCCGCACAACCCGCTGGGCCCCATCGCCGGGATCGCGGCGCTGCATTTCGGCGTCTCGACGCCCAACCACATCATTCAGGAAGAGATGGTCGGCGCGGTGCCGTGGTACGACGACGTCGTGCAATGGCCCATCGACCGGACACCCGGCCGCTGGGACCTGCCCGAGAAGCCGGGCCTCGGGCTCGAGGTGAACGAGGCCGAGATCGCCCGTCATCCCTTCGAGCAGGAAGTGCTGCACACCCGCAACGCGGTGATGCCCGACGGCACCGTGGTGGACTGGTGA
- a CDS encoding MFS transporter, which translates to MYTHARVRWTIVSLALGAFAIGVSEFAAMGLLPFYAADFGISEAEAGHAVSGYALGVVIGAPVLALIGAKFPKKYMLAGLIAAFGASNLLTAMAPGMSVLNGTRMLSGLPHGAYLGIATLLASDMLPVGRRAAGVAQVMLGLTLANVIGVPAAGYIGEAFGWRACFVLVTVIALFAAALLLWVAPYEAPDRETNPMDALRALKNRAIWLTLGIGAVGFGGIFAVYSYLSSALMDATTAPSWGIAMALSAFGIGASFGNAVAGRLASWSRFGGMLVLLTGMAVVPLLYTQVIGNWQLMGTTILMLGTTAGLVIPLQMRLIDVAGEAQELSAALNHAAFNLANALGPFLAGMTLQAGHGWEATGLVGSALAAGGILVLGIAFADAQRGDRPALAA; encoded by the coding sequence ATGTACACACACGCCCGCGTCCGCTGGACCATCGTGTCGCTCGCCCTTGGCGCATTTGCCATCGGTGTCTCGGAGTTCGCCGCGATGGGACTCCTGCCGTTCTATGCGGCCGACTTCGGCATTTCCGAGGCCGAGGCCGGCCACGCGGTGAGCGGCTATGCTCTTGGCGTCGTCATCGGCGCCCCGGTGCTCGCGCTGATCGGCGCGAAGTTCCCCAAGAAATACATGCTCGCCGGGCTGATCGCGGCCTTCGGCGCGTCGAACCTGCTGACCGCCATGGCGCCGGGGATGTCGGTGCTCAACGGCACGCGGATGCTGTCGGGGCTGCCGCATGGCGCCTACCTCGGGATCGCCACGCTGCTCGCGTCGGACATGCTGCCGGTGGGCCGTCGCGCCGCCGGTGTCGCTCAGGTGATGCTCGGGCTGACGCTCGCCAACGTGATCGGCGTGCCGGCGGCCGGCTACATCGGCGAGGCGTTCGGCTGGAGAGCCTGCTTCGTTCTGGTGACCGTGATCGCGCTGTTCGCCGCCGCCCTGCTGCTCTGGGTCGCGCCCTACGAGGCCCCCGACCGCGAGACCAACCCGATGGACGCGCTGCGGGCACTGAAGAACCGCGCGATCTGGCTGACGCTCGGCATCGGGGCGGTGGGCTTCGGCGGCATCTTCGCCGTCTATTCCTACCTCTCGTCGGCGCTGATGGACGCGACGACCGCGCCGAGCTGGGGCATCGCGATGGCGCTGTCGGCCTTTGGCATCGGCGCCTCCTTCGGCAACGCGGTGGCAGGGCGGCTGGCGTCCTGGTCGCGGTTCGGCGGCATGCTCGTGCTGCTCACAGGGATGGCCGTGGTGCCGCTGCTCTACACGCAGGTGATCGGCAACTGGCAGCTGATGGGCACCACGATCCTGATGCTCGGCACCACCGCCGGGCTGGTGATCCCGCTGCAGATGCGGCTGATCGACGTGGCAGGCGAGGCGCAGGAGCTGTCGGCGGCGCTCAACCACGCAGCCTTCAACCTGGCCAACGCGCTGGGGCCGTTCCTTGCCGGCATGACGCTTCAGGCCGGTCACGGCTGGGAGGCGACCGGCCTCGTCGGCTCGGCGCTCGCCGCCGGTGGCATCCTCGTACTGGGCATTGCCTTCGCCGACGCGCAGCGCGGCGACCGGCCGGCCCTCGCCGCCTGA
- a CDS encoding M20 family metallo-hydrolase translates to MPDDLIALLDRFAEIGATPGGGVRRLTGSAEDGAARRLFAEIATARGARVTVDPVGNMFATFPTAPDADTTVLCGSHLDSQPTGGRFDGSLGVLSALAAASKIHAEGGAARHNITVVNWTNEEGARFQPSLTGSSVFTGKYTADFALGLTDRLGVSMGEALEEIGFLGEDPLDLTPVRNLELHVEQGGHLEETGLQIGAVTASWGVRKLTLSFTGAPSHTGPTAMGKRRDAMRAAALAITRFHAQMEAEEALLHWSAAKIVAEPDSPNVVASRVTVYFEIRNPEQQVCTEVGDRFMQAIGPEVSALGCGIEVFTDEARPGTALDPEGVGDTLAVADELGLRATGMLTITGHDALALAAAMPSTLVFVPSVDGLSHNEAELTLPDDLRNGGAVIEALLRRWISSDSAG, encoded by the coding sequence ATGCCCGACGACCTGATCGCCCTGCTCGACCGTTTTGCCGAAATCGGCGCCACGCCCGGTGGCGGGGTGCGCCGTCTGACCGGCAGCGCCGAGGACGGTGCCGCCCGTCGTCTCTTCGCCGAGATCGCGACCGCGCGCGGGGCCCGCGTCACGGTCGACCCGGTGGGCAACATGTTCGCCACCTTCCCGACGGCGCCCGATGCTGACACGACGGTGCTCTGCGGCTCCCATCTCGACAGCCAGCCGACGGGCGGCCGGTTCGACGGCTCGCTCGGCGTGCTGTCGGCGCTGGCGGCGGCCTCGAAGATTCACGCCGAGGGTGGCGCGGCGCGGCACAACATCACCGTGGTGAACTGGACCAACGAGGAGGGGGCCCGGTTCCAGCCCAGCCTGACCGGCAGCTCGGTGTTCACCGGCAAGTATACCGCCGATTTCGCGCTCGGCCTGACCGACCGGCTGGGCGTGAGCATGGGCGAGGCCCTCGAAGAGATCGGGTTTCTCGGAGAAGACCCGCTCGACCTGACGCCCGTGCGCAACCTCGAGCTGCACGTCGAGCAGGGCGGGCACCTCGAGGAGACCGGCCTGCAGATCGGTGCAGTCACGGCCTCGTGGGGCGTGCGCAAGCTGACGCTGAGTTTCACCGGCGCCCCCTCGCACACGGGGCCCACGGCGATGGGCAAGCGGCGCGACGCAATGCGCGCGGCGGCGCTGGCGATCACCCGGTTTCATGCGCAGATGGAGGCGGAAGAGGCGCTGCTGCACTGGTCCGCCGCCAAGATCGTGGCCGAGCCCGACAGCCCGAACGTCGTGGCCTCGCGGGTCACGGTCTACTTCGAGATCCGCAACCCCGAGCAGCAGGTCTGCACCGAGGTCGGCGACCGCTTCATGCAGGCCATCGGGCCCGAGGTCTCCGCGCTCGGCTGCGGCATCGAGGTCTTCACCGACGAGGCCCGCCCGGGCACGGCGCTCGACCCCGAGGGGGTGGGCGATACGCTGGCGGTGGCGGACGAGCTGGGTCTCAGGGCGACCGGGATGCTGACCATCACCGGCCACGACGCGCTGGCACTGGCGGCGGCGATGCCGAGCACGCTGGTCTTCGTGCCGAGTGTCGACGGGCTCAGCCACAACGAGGCCGAGCTCACGCTACCGGACGACCTGCGCAACGGCGGCGCGGTGATCGAGGCGCTGCTGCGCCGCTGGATCAGCTCCGACAGCGCCGGCTGA
- a CDS encoding phosphotransferase family protein — MDQGPDIRSIIRRVPGWEDRPVVVEAAIPVLASPSWRGVDGAPLVARDTETGATLFVKHLHEDTGFYIEPDHAFEAARIAGETGVGPRVLVADAQARVLVTEYLGEGWRTAGLEHAADAGFVDRVLAARAQLAEGPALPARVDVFAELNRLHALVAETGATTAPDVDFAFDLVMLAAERAGRDIPVPIHGDGNLSNVLFHVSGEIRLVDYDRAGMGSPCEELGSALVEMCAFEPPARAAFSRAAAAFGLPDTDEVFDRVRLYGIADDLRWTLIGMLMGHLSPRKHEEFYKFGLWRLVRLRAALRDPRFGERLRSAA, encoded by the coding sequence ATGGATCAAGGACCGGACATCCGCTCGATCATCCGCCGCGTGCCGGGCTGGGAAGACCGCCCCGTCGTGGTCGAGGCCGCCATCCCGGTGCTGGCCTCCCCGTCATGGCGCGGGGTGGACGGCGCACCGCTCGTGGCCCGCGACACCGAGACCGGCGCCACGCTCTTCGTCAAGCACCTGCACGAGGACACCGGCTTCTACATCGAGCCGGACCATGCCTTCGAGGCCGCCCGCATCGCCGGCGAGACCGGCGTCGGACCGCGCGTGCTGGTCGCGGATGCGCAGGCCCGGGTGCTGGTGACGGAATACCTTGGCGAAGGCTGGCGCACCGCCGGACTCGAACATGCCGCCGACGCAGGTTTCGTCGACCGCGTGCTCGCCGCGCGGGCGCAGCTCGCCGAGGGCCCGGCGCTGCCCGCCCGTGTGGATGTCTTCGCCGAGTTGAACCGTCTTCACGCGCTCGTGGCCGAGACCGGCGCGACCACGGCCCCCGACGTGGACTTCGCCTTTGACCTCGTGATGCTGGCCGCCGAGCGCGCGGGCCGCGACATCCCGGTGCCGATCCACGGAGACGGCAACCTGTCGAACGTGCTATTCCACGTCTCGGGCGAGATCCGGCTCGTCGACTACGACCGGGCCGGCATGGGCAGCCCCTGTGAGGAGCTGGGCAGCGCGCTGGTCGAGATGTGTGCCTTCGAGCCGCCTGCCCGCGCGGCGTTCTCGCGCGCGGCGGCGGCCTTCGGGCTGCCGGACACCGACGAGGTCTTCGACCGGGTTCGCCTCTACGGGATCGCAGACGACCTGCGCTGGACGCTGATCGGCATGCTGATGGGACACCTGAGCCCCCGCAAGCACGAGGAATTCTACAAGTTCGGCCTGTGGCGGCTGGTGCGCCTGCGCGCGGCGCTGCGCGACCCCCGCTTCGGCGAAAGACTGAGGAGCGCCGCATGA